The sequence below is a genomic window from Rudanella lutea DSM 19387.
CCGATGTGCTGGGCGATAAGCCCTTGCCGCCCAACCGCACCGAGCCTGATTGGTTTCGGATTCTGGAACGGCTCAACCGGCAGGAGCCCATTCAGCACGTGATCGGGACAACCATTTTTTGCGGCCTCGAATTTGAGGTCTCACCCGATGTGCTTATTCCCCGCCCCGAAACCGAAGACCTCGTGCGGCTCATCATGCACGACTTTGCCAACCGGATCGACGACCCGCTCGAAGCACGGCCGGTTGAGGTGCTCGATATTGGCACCGGCAGCGGCTGTCTGGCCGTTACCCTCGCTCGTTTTCTGCCTTCAGCCCTGGTTACCGGCTGGGACGTGTCGGAGCAGGCCCTGACCCTCGCCCGGCGCAATGCCGAAAATCTGGGCGCGGCCGATGTGGTTTTCCAGATTCAGGATATTCTGAACGTACCCGCCGACTTCGACCGATCTTTTGACTGCATTGTGAGCAACCCGCCCTACGTGACCCGCTCCGAAGCCGCCCAAATGGACCGGAATGTACTGGAATACGAGCCCGATTTGGCCCTGTTCGTCGACGATGCCGACCCGCTCATTTTTTACAAAGCCGTAGCCGATTTTGCCCGTAAGCACCTGACACCCGGCGGTGCCTGCTACGTGGAAATCAACGAACGGTTTGGCGATGATACCCGCCGGGTTTTTGCCGACCGGGGCTTTAGCAGCGTGCAGGTGTACAAGGATATTCACGGGAAAGACCGCAGCGTGCGGGCAGCGCTGGTAAATAAGTTTTAGAGTTGTATAGTTGCAGAGTTGGAAAGTTGGGGTTGACTTTCACTCGTACTATCTTCTTCATAGCGAACTTTATACCTGTACAACTCAATAACTTTATAACTGTACAACTCCCCACTATGGCTACCATCAACAGAATTGAAGATTTAACGACCTGGCAAAAAGCACGATTGTTGTCGATGGCGATTCATCGTACCACACGATCGGCCCTGTTTTTGGATGACCTGGACTTAAAACGGCAGATTCGTCGGGCGGGTGGTTCGGTCATGGATAACGTTGCCGAAGGATACGGACGGGGAAGTCGGAAGGAATTTATTCAGTTTTTAGGCATTGCTAAAGGATCATCAACAGAAGTAAAATCTCAGTTGTATCGTTCTCTCGACAATGAATACATCACCCAATTACAGTTTGATTCGCTTTATGAGCAGGCCGACGAAGTTGGTCGTTTGATTGATAGCCTGGTTGACTATTTAAAAACGACAGAACGGAAAGGGCGTCGCCACGACTAACTTTACAACTCTACAACTTTAAAACTTTACAACTCCAGTTTGCAAGCCACTCAATTCTCATATCATACCAAAATTCGCCAGGTGAGCGAAGAAGTAGGCCGGGTAGTCGTGGGGCAGGATCGGCTCCTGAACCGCCTGTTGATTGGCCTCTTTACGGGTGGGCATATTCTGCTCGAAGGGGTGCCGGGTCTGGCCAAGACGCTCACTATCAATACGCTGGCCAAAGTGTTGCAGCTTGATTTTCAGCGGATTCAGTTCACGCCCGACCTCTTGCCCGCCGACCTGATCGGGACGATGATTTTTAACCAGCGAACGGCCGAGTTTGAGGTGAAACAGGGTCCTATTTTTGCCAACCTCATTCTGGCCGACGAGATCAACCGCTCACCCGCCAAGGTACAGTCGGCCCTGCTCGAAGCCATGCAGGAAAAGCAGGTGACAATCGGCGAAGAGACCTTCCTGCTCGACCCGCCGTTTCTGGTACTGGCTACCCAAAACCCGGTGGAGCAGGAGGGAACCTACCCTCTGCCCGAAGCGCAGGTCGACCGGTTTATGATGAAGGTCTTTATTGATTACCTCTCCAAAGAGGATGAGCTGGAGGTGATGCGCCGGATGTCGGACATGAGTTTCGACTACGAGGTGCAGCCCGTCCTCGACCGCGACGACATCCGGGGAATCCGCAATGAGATCAACACGGTCAACATGTCCGAAACCCTGGAGCGGTACATCATCGAGCTGGTGTTTGCTACCCGCCGACCCCTCGAATACGGCCTTCGCGACGAAGCCCGCTACCTGCAATACGGGGTTTCGCCCCGCGCGAGTATCAACCTCAACCGGGCGGCCAAAGCCCTCGCCTACTTCGATCGGCGCGACTATGTATTGCCCGAAGACATCAAAGAAGTAGCGCCCGACGTGTTTAACCACCGGATTATGCTCAACTACGAAGCCGAGGCCGATGGCGTCACCACGTCGCAGATTATCACCTCGATTCTGCGGAAAGTAGCGATTGGGCGGTAGGGGTGATTACCCTGTAGTCAATAGATGTATCGGACAAGTTTGTGTCTCCAGCCATCCGTTGCCGGTTTACCGCCTTCCCCCCCGGCCCCCTCCTTAGTTCAAGGAGGGGGCCGGGGGGGGGAAATGGACGGTTGGCAAACTTGTCCGACACCCAGTCAATAGATAAGTAGATCGCCTAAAGTAGTTAAGGTTATATATTGGCGTGCATTTTGTCATGCTTCCTTCCCCAGCATGACAAAATGCTCACTCTAAAGTATTTTAGACAAGATATGTATAGATATTAAAAACAGGTTAAATTGGCGTTGGTCGAATTACATCTTGTATTTCTGAAACTACTAACAGGTAAGTTCCGTGTAACTTTAAATTGAGTTTATATCCATACTTTGCCTCTTTCGTTTCTTATGACACTCGGTGAGATACTGCGCCAACTTCGCAACCAGAAAAGATTGTCTCAACAGGTAGTCGCCGAGCAGGTCGGCGTTTGCCAAAGTACCTATTTCGCCTGGGAAAACGACCGTTCCTCGCCCAGCGCAAAGTATTACGTCCGGTTAGCTACCACATTTGGGGTTGATGCTAAGGAGCTGATTCCTGACGATTTGGTGGTCATCATTCCCGCACCCGATGGTTCTGCCTTAGAGTCGACCGTCCTGAATGCCCAAACACTGTACAACGACCTCACTGCTTCGCAGAAACAGGTGATTCAACTACAGCGACAGCGTATTGAGCATCTCGAAGCCGAAAATCGGCGACTGGTAGAGCGATTGAAGTTGATAGCGGGTGCAACTAACTGACCGGGG
It includes:
- the prmC gene encoding peptide chain release factor N(5)-glutamine methyltransferase; amino-acid sequence: MATARPLYQQLSRNITAYPPEEAREMAFMLLDHYFGLRKADVLGDKPLPPNRTEPDWFRILERLNRQEPIQHVIGTTIFCGLEFEVSPDVLIPRPETEDLVRLIMHDFANRIDDPLEARPVEVLDIGTGSGCLAVTLARFLPSALVTGWDVSEQALTLARRNAENLGAADVVFQIQDILNVPADFDRSFDCIVSNPPYVTRSEAAQMDRNVLEYEPDLALFVDDADPLIFYKAVADFARKHLTPGGACYVEINERFGDDTRRVFADRGFSSVQVYKDIHGKDRSVRAALVNKF
- a CDS encoding four helix bundle protein yields the protein MATINRIEDLTTWQKARLLSMAIHRTTRSALFLDDLDLKRQIRRAGGSVMDNVAEGYGRGSRKEFIQFLGIAKGSSTEVKSQLYRSLDNEYITQLQFDSLYEQADEVGRLIDSLVDYLKTTERKGRRHD
- a CDS encoding AAA family ATPase — its product is MQATQFSYHTKIRQVSEEVGRVVVGQDRLLNRLLIGLFTGGHILLEGVPGLAKTLTINTLAKVLQLDFQRIQFTPDLLPADLIGTMIFNQRTAEFEVKQGPIFANLILADEINRSPAKVQSALLEAMQEKQVTIGEETFLLDPPFLVLATQNPVEQEGTYPLPEAQVDRFMMKVFIDYLSKEDELEVMRRMSDMSFDYEVQPVLDRDDIRGIRNEINTVNMSETLERYIIELVFATRRPLEYGLRDEARYLQYGVSPRASINLNRAAKALAYFDRRDYVLPEDIKEVAPDVFNHRIMLNYEAEADGVTTSQIITSILRKVAIGR
- a CDS encoding helix-turn-helix domain-containing protein, producing MTLGEILRQLRNQKRLSQQVVAEQVGVCQSTYFAWENDRSSPSAKYYVRLATTFGVDAKELIPDDLVVIIPAPDGSALESTVLNAQTLYNDLTASQKQVIQLQRQRIEHLEAENRRLVERLKLIAGATN